GCATGAGCGCCGGGCGGATAAGGGGCTGAGTGTGGAGGTCCTGCATCGTGCGGATGGCTCCACGGAAGAGCACACCTTCGTTCCCCTGCCCATCCTGTTCGTGGTCAATTCCGACCAGATCTTGGATGATGTTTCCCGCAACAATGTCAGTAAACTGGCAGCGGTGATGCAGGAGATCACGGCCGGTTCCAAGGCCAGCTTCAGTATCCAGGGCCATACGAGTGCCGAGGGAGATGCTGCGGCTAACCAACAGCTTAGCGAGCGCCGTGCCGCCCGCATCCTGGCACTGCTACAGGCCCAGGGCGTGCCCGCCCAAACCCTGAATGCCATCGGCCTGGGAGAAGACGTGGCCAGTTTCCCTGAAAGTGCCCCTGAGGCCCAGCTCCAGCAGGACAGGCGCGTGCTGGTGGTGCGCATGCGCTGACCACGTGAGGCAGAGCCAAAGTAGTCCACAGCTTTAACTCAGCAAAACCCCGCTTCGGATTCGACCGGTTATTCGTCGAGGCACCCATCACTTCTTTGCCACAACCAAGACGCACCGGAAGCCATTGAAATCATGACTAAAGGTGGGGTCCACCGGGAAACGGGAGGCGGAGCGCAGATAGACCGGGGCGGCATCATACCAGCTCCCACCACGAAGAACGCGCGTGTTTTTTTCCGCGTTATACCAGTCCTGGCACCATTCCCAGACATTGCCGCCGAGGTCATATAAACCCAAGGCATTCGGCGGATAGCTGCCTGCCGGAGAGGTGGTGGCGAATCCATCTGAGTAACCCTCCAGGTATTCATAACCACTCTCCTTAGCCTTGGCTTTGATGTCTGCATAGTTCCCGGTATTGGCAGGCGGCGGGAAGCTTTTACCCCATGGATAAACACCATCCAGCAAACTGTCCTTCACATCCGGGGTAGCAGTGGCCGTTTCCTGATCGCCTATCCCTACGGCATAACTCCACTCCAGATCTGTGGGCAGGCGGTATTCATCCTGAAGGCCGATGCAGCCGCCCTGGCGCTCCACTTGGGTCAGCCAGGCGCAAAAGGCGGCGGCTTCTTCCCAGCTCACACTGGAGGCTGGATGCAGGCTCTCATCATCCTCAAGCTGGAGCTTTTTCCAGGTATCCCCGGCGTCGCGGTTTTTATACGCGGCATAGTCCTTGCGGCGCGTTTCCCAGATGCTGAAGAGCACTTTTTCACCTCCTTGATAAGTCAGCACAGGCACAAACTTCATTCCCAAAGTGTTCAAGAACGGCTTTTCAATGGAGGCGGATCCGGGCGCAGTGGCCAGCAAATCCGAGAGCCTGGGCAGCGTGGGTTTTTTGGCGAATGCGGCATTCATCACAGTATGAATTTTGCCGAAGGTGATCCGGCGTTGCGCCTCCTCACGAGCCTTGCGTTCCTGATCCGTTTCATTCGCGGGAGGAGTGGTGGGCGGGGTTGTCAGACCAGCAAGGGGCTGGGAGGCGGGGATGACAAAATCCGTAATGATGGAGGCATCGCCCCGCAGTTCCACATGCGGCACCTGGCGCATTTCTGTGCGCTGCTTGGTGGTGCGGCTGGCAGCATTGACAATGGAGAAAAGATCCCCGCCTTGCGTGCGCATCTGATCCGTCAAAAATAGAGTGAAGGGGCTGTTCGAATCGGCCTCCGTCAGAAAGGCGGCTGCCTTGCGTCCTGGGCTGGCCGCAAAGGCGATGAGCGTGCCATCTGGCAGGATGGCGCTGCCGAGAGCGCGCTTCACATCTTCATCAATCCCACCCAGATTTTTCGTGGAGCCAGCTAGAGCTTTTGTTGCCGCCCGGGCACCACTACGGCAGCAATCCAGGATCACCGCACGCGCAGCACCGCGTGTGCCTTCCAGCGCACTGAGCACATCCCGCAGAGGAATGGCGCTATCCGGCAGGTCATCCACACTGGTGATGTGTGCATCCACCGGCAGTAGGAAAGTCTCCGCACGATCATAACCCGTCGGGGTGTCCTCCACTCCGTGACCGGAGTAAAAGACCAGTGCCAGCTTGGCGGATGCGGCGCGGGAGCGAAACTGGCGCAGAGCCAGGCTCATCTGGTTTCGCTGCGCATTCTTCAGCAGCACGATGTCCTCCGGCAGTACCCCTGGCACACGGCGCAGCGTGTCATGCATCAACTGCGCATCATTCCCTGGGGTATCCAATTGGTCCTCCGGATTCACATACTCATCATTGCCAATACAAAGGGCGACGATGTCCCCTGCCTGAACAGAGAGGCAGGACAGGCCAAGGGCCAGCACGGGGAGGAACCACGTTTTCATAGAAAGAAAGGGCCAGGATTCAGGCCTGAGATCAAGCTAAACTATCGTTTTTGAAACGCTCCTTTTGGCCATAAGAGGCATTTGTTAAACATCCATGCTTCGCTCCATATATAGAGAGCAAAAAGGCACCCTGTACTTGCAATAAAATTCAGCAGTATTCCAAGCATTTACGGAAAATTCCAGCGCGTCAACTTGCCATCTTCTATATCTGTTGCATCCTCGACGCTAGTCATGAAATATTCTTTCTTACTGGCGTCGACCGCCTTCTTTTTCACGTTGACTGTGAATGCTGAACGGGTGGCGCTGGTCATTGGGAATAATCAATACAGCGAGCTGCCAGAGCGCATGCAGCTCAGCAGTCCTGTTGCTGATGCCATGGATGTTGCTACTGCATTGAGCGGGCTCGGATACACGATTGTTACAGGAGCTGCGGTCACCGATGCCAGCCGCGACGTCATCACAAGTGCTACTGAGAAATTTGCCCAGGCCGCCCGGAATGCCGAGGCCGCTGTGTTTTACTACTCTGGACACGGAGTTCAGGTCGGGGAAGACAATTATATTCTGCCCACCGACACACCGAAACTCACTGGTATTTCCATGCTCAAGGGACGTGGTGTGCTGCTTCGCGACAGCGTGATGGTGGCCCTGGAAGAAGCCGGAGCGAAGACCAAAATCATCATCCTGGATTGCTGCCGTGACAATCCGTTCTCCGCACAGCTTGAGAGCGCCCTCTCAGGAATCGGCAAGAGTGTTAAAACCAAAAGCGTGGGAGAGATCACTGGCTACGGCCCAGGCTTCTACCTCGCATTTGCCACCAGTCCGGGCACCACGGCCGAGGACGGCAACGGCGCAAGGAACAGCCCCTTCACTGCCGCCATGCTCAAGGTTTTTCCGACATGTGCCACCAAGGACATTGACTTCTTCTTCCGTGACGTGAAGTCGAATCTCGGCCTGGAACAGGTGAGCTGGACCAATCACAGCCTGACAAACAGTTTCACGCTCGCATCTTCCATCCAGCCGGTGGCAATGCCCTCCAGCATTCTGGTGCCATCCGCTCCGGGCGCATCAGAGCTAGAAAAACTGCAACGTGAGATCGCGGAGCTGAAACGCCTTCAGTTGCAGATGGCGGAAGCGCCGCCCCAGGCACCCTCTACCCCCTCCGCAGCAGACGCGCCCCCCGCACCGCTCAAGCCACTGGACCTCCCTGAGAGCGGCTTTTTTGAACGCTCAGACCTGTTCGCTCCAAGTCCCTATGCGGACTACAACAGTTACAGCCAGATGTTCATCCTGAAGCAAGTTCAGGAGAAGCTCAAAAAGCTAGGTCACTATACAGGTGCGACGGACGGAGCCCGCGGCCCTGGCACGCAAAAGGCGCTCAATGCCTGGCAGCATGAACATGGACTGCCGGTTTCAGGCCGTCTCGACATCTCAACACTTGAAAAGCTCGACCTTGCCAAGATCAAAGAAATGTCCCGCCCCACGCCGCCCATGCAAAAAAAGGCTGTCAGTAAGCCCAAGGAGATGCCTACGCCCCCCCCTGCGCCCAAGTCCATTCCTGCAGTGGATGATTTTTTCAAAGACGTCTAGCATCGTTCATTCTAAGAAATGATGATACCATTCTTCAAGCCCCTCGGGCTACTTTTGACGGCCTCGACCTGGGCGACTTCGTTCATGCTCGTGGGATGTGCAATGCCGCCTGCTGCCAGCACAATCAAGGACCTTCCTCCTGCCACCAAAGAAGCACCCTTTGTGAACAGTCTCGGCATGAAATTTGTGCCCGTGCCTGGAACCAACATTTTGATGTGCACGACGGAGACAACGGTTGAGCAGTATAGATCAAGCCAAATGACTGCATCAGGGATTCCGCCATTTCCACAAACGGGCGATCACCCGATAGTTGGTGTGAACTGGCAGCAGGCTAAAGCATGGTGTGAGTGGTTGTCTAAAAGAGAAGGGCGTCGATATCGTCTTCCTAGCGATCGTGAGTGGACTGAGGCAGCAGGTGTGGAAACTTATCCTTGGGGAAATACATGGCCACCTCCCACCAATACAGGCAACTTCGCCGGACAAGAATTGCGCAACTGTTCCGAACAAGATAGGCAAACCCTTTTAAAATCGCGAGGAATGGTGAACAAGGGCTTCATGCTCATTAATAATTTTTCAGACCGGCATATTTTCACTGCTCCAGTTGGAAGTTACCCTCCTAACCGACTGGGGATCCATGACTTGGGCGGTAACGTTTCGGAATGGGGCCGAGACAACAACCCAAACAAGCACCCCTTCGGACATCCAGGCAAGTTTCCATCCATTCGCGGCGGCACCTGGAATTCGGCTTTGACCGCTGAACTCACAACAGCAAGTCATACTACGTATATCCCATTCGATCGATGGTCCTATTTTACAGGTTTCCGTGTCGTACTTGCGCCTAACTAACACACTTGAACGTTCATTTCTCAGGGTAGGTGTCTCTCACTTCACCAACACGCAGCGGAAACCGTTGTCGAAGTCGTAAAGCGGGCGACTAGCCGCATATCTTGACTTCAGCACCTCGCGATCTCCGTCGACCCAAGATCCCCCCTTCAGTACCTGGGATTCACACCACTCCCACACATTGCCGCTCAGATGATGAAGCCCCAGGCCGTCAACCTGCCCGCTGGAGACCTCCGCCGTGTAAAGCTGGTAGTCATGGTAGTCTTTGATGAGACTCCACTGTCCACCTACCTTCGACTTCCATAATTCCTTCATCTGCTGTAAATCCACGGCAGGAGCCGTGCGCCACTCCTGCCCGGCAAAGTTTCCCGCCTTGTAGGCAGGAGGCCAGTTGTCTCCCCAAGTATAGCTAAAGGGTCCTGTCGCGGCATTCCACTCCTGCTCTGTAGGTAACCGGTAAGTGCGCCCTTCCTTCTTGCTCAACCAGGCGCACCAGTTCTTGGCTTCGGACCACTGAATATTCACGGCTGGATGATTGCCTCCTTGCGGATACCAAGGAGGATTATAGGTGAACCCAGCGGCCTGAAACTCAGCCACACGGGTCTCCGTGGTACACATCAAAATATGCGTGCCAGGAATAGGCACGAATTTCATGCCCAAAGAATTAATGTGCGGATTCTCGCGGGTTACCTCAGACAGCCTGCCGCCATCTGAAGGCTGCTGACATTGGGTCAGAGTGAGAGAGGCGCAGATCGCGCCGAGTAGTGTTACGTGAATCTTCCAGTACATGTTCATAATCGATAAAGAAGTGCAGCTTGACCTTCCATCTCTCCACCCAGAACCCTCACAATTCCACCACGATTCTGAACCCCCCCGTCAACACAACGGAGTTAGAAGACACTTCCCAACGATGGGCAGTTTCCAGTTCTGAACGCTCACTATTGATCCAGGAGGCTCCACGCAGGGCTGATGTGTCCTCCATCCACTCCCAGACATTGCCAAACAAGTCGTGGATGCCGAGCGCATTGGCTGGATAACTTCCCACCGGCGCCTCAAAAAATGAGGATCTTGAAACCCCTTGATCGCATTTAAAGAATCGAGACCCTGCGCATTGACATAGGCCCTCACTCTTTTCACCTTCGACTCCTGTCCCATGTAGTTTGCAAAGTTGGTTGGGGGAGGCCATGTGGCGCCCCATGGATAAAGAGAAGAAACGCCAGTTGCCGCATCCCACTCCGCGTTGGTAGGCATCCGATAGCGCCGCCCTTCGCGTTGGGAGAGCCGGGCGCACCACAAATGGGCCGTCGCACGATCAATACCGCTCACCGCATCCCTTCCGCCTGGAAACTTGCCCGAAATCGGGCTTTCAATCATGTCTTGCACCCATCCTCCCGCCTCCATCTGTTGCACGCTTGTTTCCGTGGTGCACATCAGGATGTTCGTTCCAGGTACGGGCACAAACTTCATTCCCAGACTATTGACGAAAGGTGCCTCCTTGGTGGTGGTCGCTAGGGGGTTGAGCGGCACCACAGCCTCCGTCGGCACTTGGCATTGGGTTAACAGCAGTGTTGCCATAAAAAGGCATAGGATCAGGGACATAGGGGACGGTATGTGGCGCATTTGACTCATTTACGTTTGTTATCTTTAACTAAATTTAAAGCGTTCAATAGTCCATGACGCGCAGACTCTTCGAACCGCGCCGTATAGGTTTTAACCTTTGGCGCATTTTTGCCGGTTAGTAACTGCACCTCCAAATCATTTTAGGGCTCAATCACGACACGAAACCCTGCATTCGAAGTGTCGTCTGGAATGTTAGGCACAATGTTCCGATGATAGAGCGACGTGAGAACGGTGTGATCGGTGGCATCCTGCATATAGCCTCCGCCGCGTAAGCTGGGGCTGCCATTGACCCATTCCCATACATTTCCGGCTAGGTCATGAATGCCAAGCTCATTTGCTGGATAACTTCCACAAGGTGCGGTAAATGGGTGTCGATCTCGGTATTCCTTGATTGTGGTCGCAGCGTTCACTCCGTGTAGCTCGCCTTTAATTTCATCTACAACAATCGCCGTTTTCATCTCCTGGCCATTGTAGTTGGCAAAGTTGTCCGGTGGCGGCCATGCGTCTCCCCAAGGATAGAGTCTGCCCGTCCCCACAGCCATGTCCCATTCCGCATGTGTCGGCAACCGGTAGCGACGCCCCTCGCGCTGTGACATTTTACCGCACCATTCTTTGGCCTGCTCCCATTCTATGCCAGCGCCGGGCCGTTCACCCTGGCTAGAATGTACGGAATAAATCCCCAGCGCCCCACATTGGGTGACATTTGTCTCCGTGGTGCACATCAGAATGTTCGTTCCAGGCACGGGCACAAACTTCATTCCCAGACTATTGACGAAAGGTGCCTCCTTGGTAGCTGGCGGCAGCGAAGTCTCAGCGGAAGCAGGTCCCGGGGTATTAGCGCAATTCGAAAACAAAGAGAGGCAGGCGGACAAGATAACGAATCGCACAATAGAATATCTCATGATGGATGTGAAAACGTCTGTGGATAGGTATTAAGGTAAGGCATCAGCGGACTAAAACGCACCGAAAGCCGATCTCGTCCTGCTTTGTGGTGCGATGAATGGCGGCCACATTGCGAGCCGCGCTGGTCATGTAGTCCCGGTCAAAGTCGGTGAACGATCCACCGTATCTCGATTCATAGCTCTCGGGGATCCAATGCATCGTCCATTCCCAGACATTACCTCCTAAATCATGGATGCCCAGCCCGTTGGCAGCATAGCTTCCGACAGGGGCGGTATACAAATGATTGTCGCTAAAGCCGCCGATAAGACTCATTTTGACCCCGCCACTCCATATTTTATAAAAGACTGGAAGATCGTCCTCGCTGCAGTTGCGCCATTCCTGCCCGCTGTAATTTCCCGAATAATTTGGCGGCGGCCACGAGTTCCCCCAAGGATACTTAGCCGAACCAATGGCCTTCTTCCATTCGGACTCGGTGGGAAGACGATATTTTCTGCCCTCTTTTTGCGAGAGCCAGTCACACCATGCCTTTGACTGATTCCAATCCACATTAACAACCGGGTGATTTCCATCCTGTGGAAATTCAGGTGGTGGCACGGATCCACCGCTTAACCGATACTGTGAGACAGTGGTTTCCGTCGTGCACATAAGAATCTGCGTGCCCGGCACAGGCACAAACTTCATGCCGAGACTGTTCACAAAAGGTGCCTCTTTGGTGGCGGCAAGTGAGTTAGGCTGTACCCTGCCCCCCGTTGGCACCTGGCATTGGGTTAACAGCAGTGCGGCCAGAAAAAGGCCTGGGACAATACGGAGAGTGAAAGGCTGCATCGACATTTGTCTGAATTTCATTTGTTATCGTAGGTCGAAATTAAATTACACAATAATGCACAGAGCGGGCTTGCTACAGCTTTCTGTAGATTTCCACACGACGGTTCACTGAACGCTCGCTCTCATCCAGGTTGGCGGTCACGGGCCTTTCCTCACCAAAGCCAAGGAACTGCAGGCGATAAGCGGGCACGCCCAGTCGGATCAATTCCGCCACCACCACCTCTGCACGCCGCTGAGAAAGGTCTTTATTGTCCGCATCCGGCCCAAGGTCGCAGGTATGCCCTTCAATCAAAAACGTTTCAGTCCCCGCCATCTGCATTGCCTTCGCGATCTCGGCCAGTTGCCGGAAGGATCTGCCATCCTGAATTTGGTCACTCCCCAGTTCAAACCGAACATTTTGAAAACGTTCCTGTGTATCCGCATCCACCTTCACTTCCACTTTTTGCACCTCCACCGTGAGGCCCTTCGTCACCTTCACCGTGGTTGTGCGGGTTTCCTCCACAGGGGTCGCCAGGGACTTGGTGCGTTTCCATTTTTTTGCCAGTTGCTCGGCAGAGATGACAGCCTGATCGCTGGCGTTGACGAAAGAAGCCAGCAGCAAAGAAAGGGTGAATGAAAGGAGGAGGACGTGTTTCATGGAGATAAGTGATTCAGCCAATCGGACAAGACTGAATTTTGATTGCAAAAAAGTCGCTCAGAAGCTCGCAGGGTGTAATGCTTAAGCTAAAATTTATCACGCTCAAGATAGTTTCATTTTCTCTCAATCACCGTTAGACGCTCCGCGATTGGCATGATGTCTCTGGACAACTACCACCTCCACCCATGAAACGATTTCTCAATTCCCTCCTGCTCCTCATCGCGTTTCCAGTCCTGGCGGATGAGGCCAAAGTCCTGCAGATTTTTGATCAAAAGTGTGCCGACTGCCACAGTGACGGCGATGAAGAGCCACCGCTGCATGGCGGCATCAACCTGACGAAACTGCAAGGTAACGAAGACGGCATCAAAAGCATCCTGGACCGAATCACCAGACCGGACGGTACCAAAGGCCGGATGCCCAAGAGCAAAGGCAATCCCGGAGATGCCTCCTATTTACCGCCGCTGTCCGCCGAAGAAATCGCCCTGGTGAAAGCATGGGCAGGAGGCACTGCACCCGCAGCCAGTACGCCTGCGACCAGCGCGCCAACTCCTGCGCCTGCGGATGCCCCGGCTGCAACCCCAGCCCCTGCGGCGGAGGAAAAACCTGCCGTCGCCGCTGCCCCACCGCGCCGGTTTATCCCCGTCACGGAAGAAGTGCGCAGGATCGCCGATGATGTGATGAAACTGTCCGAATCCGCACAGCCCTTTGCCCGTTATTTAACGCTGACCAATCTGGCCAATCTCCGTGACGCCAGCGGCCAGCCTGTGGAGGATGAGAAGCAGATGGAAACTTACCGCGCGGCCATCAGCAAGCTGCTCAACAGCCTCAGCCACGAAGGCCAGATCCGCGTGCCCACCGCGGTGGATGAGGATAAAACAATCTACCGATTTGACCTGCGCGACTACGGGTGGACGCAGCAGGAATGGGAGCAGCATGTGGTGTCTGGTTATCCCTATGCCCTGCGTGGATTTGATGCCCGACGGGAGACTGAAATCGCCGATGCCACGCACAGCGCTTCGGCCTGGGTTCGTGCCGACTGGTTTACTTTTGCTGCCGGACAGCCGCCTTTATACAACCAGCTCCTGCGCCTGCCTGACAATGACCGTGACCTGGAAAAGGAGCTGGGCATTGATGTGGTGGGAAATCTGCAAAACAAGCGCGCCATCCGCGCCGGCTTCCGCCTGAGCGGGGTCAGCCAGGGCAACCGGATGATCGAACGTCACGAGCTGGGCCGCTATCCCGGTGCCTACTGGAAAAGCTACGACTTCAGCCCCCTGGACCTGCATGGACAGCATGACCTTTTTCGCAGCCCACTCGGCCCCGTAGGTGCAGGCCTGACGCCTAACAAAGACCGTGAATTTGCCCATGATGGTGGCGAGATCATCTGGAACCTCCGCAATGGACTCCAGGCCTATTATCTCAGCACGGCAGCAGGCGCGAAACTGGACCGTGCACCCACTGAAATCGTCCAGGATAAAAAACGCCGGGATGGAGCCATCATCAACGGCATCTCCTGCATGGCCTGCCATGAATCCGGCATGAAGTATACCCTGGACAAGCCCTTGGAACAGTTCCGGGATGAGGTGGGCGTCATTGCCCTCAAAGCTGGACTGGACCGTTCGGAGCAAAGGATCGTGGAGGACCTCTACGCACCTCAAGAAAAACTGCATGAGGTGGTGAAGCAGGATGAGGAGCGGTTCAAAAAGGCCCTGGAAGCCGCCACCCCCGGCTATGACCAGCCGCTCGATCCCGTGGAGCGGCTCTACAAGCGCTTCAAAGCCGATATCAGGCTGGAAACCCTGGCGGCTGAATTTGGTGAAGAAGACCCCACCTTCATTGAAAAACTGAAAGACACCCGTGATGCCGATCTGGAAAGCATCGCCGCGCAGCTGGAGGCAGGCATGGAGTTTCCACGTGCCGGATTCCTGGATCAGTTCCGCACCATCGCCCACGCCTTGCGTTATCATCAGTTAGACTTCACTCCCATCGCCTACACAGAGTTCACCAGCGGAGCCTCCAAGGCAGGTGGAAACGTCGGCCAGGTAGTCTTGAGCGATGGTGGCAAACTCTCCATCAGCACGGACAAGCCCCACTATGTGAAAGGCGACCTGATGACCGTGAAGCTCAAATGCACGGAAGGTGTGTTCGTCCGCCTTTATCATTTCAGTGCCGATAAAAAGCTCACTCAAATCTTTCCTAATGCTGGCCAGAGCGACAATTTCATCCGGGGTGGCAAAGAGATTATTTTGCCTGAACCTGGCGCTGCTTTCCGCTTTCGCATGGGTTCCCCCTTCGGCACGGAAATCATCCTCGCCGTCGCCAGCCCGGTTCAATTCACGGATGATGGCAACCTCAGCTTTGCCCAGGGAGAAGTCTTCAAATCCTTCCCCGA
The window above is part of the Prosthecobacter fusiformis genome. Proteins encoded here:
- a CDS encoding DUF4384 domain-containing protein, with the translated sequence MKRFLNSLLLLIAFPVLADEAKVLQIFDQKCADCHSDGDEEPPLHGGINLTKLQGNEDGIKSILDRITRPDGTKGRMPKSKGNPGDASYLPPLSAEEIALVKAWAGGTAPAASTPATSAPTPAPADAPAATPAPAAEEKPAVAAAPPRRFIPVTEEVRRIADDVMKLSESAQPFARYLTLTNLANLRDASGQPVEDEKQMETYRAAISKLLNSLSHEGQIRVPTAVDEDKTIYRFDLRDYGWTQQEWEQHVVSGYPYALRGFDARRETEIADATHSASAWVRADWFTFAAGQPPLYNQLLRLPDNDRDLEKELGIDVVGNLQNKRAIRAGFRLSGVSQGNRMIERHELGRYPGAYWKSYDFSPLDLHGQHDLFRSPLGPVGAGLTPNKDREFAHDGGEIIWNLRNGLQAYYLSTAAGAKLDRAPTEIVQDKKRRDGAIINGISCMACHESGMKYTLDKPLEQFRDEVGVIALKAGLDRSEQRIVEDLYAPQEKLHEVVKQDEERFKKALEAATPGYDQPLDPVERLYKRFKADIRLETLAAEFGEEDPTFIEKLKDTRDADLESIAAQLEAGMEFPRAGFLDQFRTIAHALRYHQLDFTPIAYTEFTSGASKAGGNVGQVVLSDGGKLSISTDKPHYVKGDLMTVKLKCTEGVFVRLYHFSADKKLTQIFPNAGQSDNFIRGGKEIILPEPGAAFRFRMGSPFGTEIILAVASPVQFTDDGNLSFAQGEVFKSFPETDLRQAKKRGVKGLTVEVTTPTGKVVGERSAPTFSARAVFTVSDH
- a CDS encoding SUMF1/EgtB/PvdO family nonheme iron enzyme, which gives rise to MGRHMASPNQLCKLHGTGVEGEKSEGLCQCAGSRFFKCDQGVSRSSFFEAPVGSYPANALGIHDLFGNVWEWMEDTSALRGASWINSERSELETAHRWEVSSNSVVLTGGFRIVVEL
- a CDS encoding formylglycine-generating enzyme family protein, which gives rise to MPPAASTIKDLPPATKEAPFVNSLGMKFVPVPGTNILMCTTETTVEQYRSSQMTASGIPPFPQTGDHPIVGVNWQQAKAWCEWLSKREGRRYRLPSDREWTEAAGVETYPWGNTWPPPTNTGNFAGQELRNCSEQDRQTLLKSRGMVNKGFMLINNFSDRHIFTAPVGSYPPNRLGIHDLGGNVSEWGRDNNPNKHPFGHPGKFPSIRGGTWNSALTAELTTASHTTYIPFDRWSYFTGFRVVLAPN
- a CDS encoding OmpA family protein, translating into MKHVLLLSFTLSLLLASFVNASDQAVISAEQLAKKWKRTKSLATPVEETRTTTVKVTKGLTVEVQKVEVKVDADTQERFQNVRFELGSDQIQDGRSFRQLAEIAKAMQMAGTETFLIEGHTCDLGPDADNKDLSQRRAEVVVAELIRLGVPAYRLQFLGFGEERPVTANLDESERSVNRRVEIYRKL
- a CDS encoding formylglycine-generating enzyme family protein; the encoded protein is MKFRQMSMQPFTLRIVPGLFLAALLLTQCQVPTGGRVQPNSLAATKEAPFVNSLGMKFVPVPGTQILMCTTETTVSQYRLSGGSVPPPEFPQDGNHPVVNVDWNQSKAWCDWLSQKEGRKYRLPTESEWKKAIGSAKYPWGNSWPPPNYSGNYSGQEWRNCSEDDLPVFYKIWSGGVKMSLIGGFSDNHLYTAPVGSYAANGLGIHDLGGNVWEWTMHWIPESYESRYGGSFTDFDRDYMTSAARNVAAIHRTTKQDEIGFRCVLVR
- a CDS encoding formylglycine-generating enzyme family protein, which gives rise to MRYSIVRFVILSACLSLFSNCANTPGPASAETSLPPATKEAPFVNSLGMKFVPVPGTNILMCTTETNVTQCGALGIYSVHSSQGERPGAGIEWEQAKEWCGKMSQREGRRYRLPTHAEWDMAVGTGRLYPWGDAWPPPDNFANYNGQEMKTAIVVDEIKGELHGVNAATTIKEYRDRHPFTAPCGSYPANELGIHDLAGNVWEWVNGSPSLRGGGYMQDATDHTVLTSLYHRNIVPNIPDDTSNAGFRVVIEP
- a CDS encoding caspase family protein; its protein translation is MKYSFLLASTAFFFTLTVNAERVALVIGNNQYSELPERMQLSSPVADAMDVATALSGLGYTIVTGAAVTDASRDVITSATEKFAQAARNAEAAVFYYSGHGVQVGEDNYILPTDTPKLTGISMLKGRGVLLRDSVMVALEEAGAKTKIIILDCCRDNPFSAQLESALSGIGKSVKTKSVGEITGYGPGFYLAFATSPGTTAEDGNGARNSPFTAAMLKVFPTCATKDIDFFFRDVKSNLGLEQVSWTNHSLTNSFTLASSIQPVAMPSSILVPSAPGASELEKLQREIAELKRLQLQMAEAPPQAPSTPSAADAPPAPLKPLDLPESGFFERSDLFAPSPYADYNSYSQMFILKQVQEKLKKLGHYTGATDGARGPGTQKALNAWQHEHGLPVSGRLDISTLEKLDLAKIKEMSRPTPPMQKKAVSKPKEMPTPPPAPKSIPAVDDFFKDV
- a CDS encoding SUMF1/EgtB/PvdO family nonheme iron enzyme, translated to MKTWFLPVLALGLSCLSVQAGDIVALCIGNDEYVNPEDQLDTPGNDAQLMHDTLRRVPGVLPEDIVLLKNAQRNQMSLALRQFRSRAASAKLALVFYSGHGVEDTPTGYDRAETFLLPVDAHITSVDDLPDSAIPLRDVLSALEGTRGAARAVILDCCRSGARAATKALAGSTKNLGGIDEDVKRALGSAILPDGTLIAFAASPGRKAAAFLTEADSNSPFTLFLTDQMRTQGGDLFSIVNAASRTTKQRTEMRQVPHVELRGDASIITDFVIPASQPLAGLTTPPTTPPANETDQERKAREEAQRRITFGKIHTVMNAAFAKKPTLPRLSDLLATAPGSASIEKPFLNTLGMKFVPVLTYQGGEKVLFSIWETRRKDYAAYKNRDAGDTWKKLQLEDDESLHPASSVSWEEAAAFCAWLTQVERQGGCIGLQDEYRLPTDLEWSYAVGIGDQETATATPDVKDSLLDGVYPWGKSFPPPANTGNYADIKAKAKESGYEYLEGYSDGFATTSPAGSYPPNALGLYDLGGNVWEWCQDWYNAEKNTRVLRGGSWYDAAPVYLRSASRFPVDPTFSHDFNGFRCVLVVAKK
- a CDS encoding formylglycine-generating enzyme family protein, producing MKFVPIPGTHILMCTTETRVAEFQAAGFTYNPPWYPQGGNHPAVNIQWSEAKNWCAWLSKKEGRTYRLPTEQEWNAATGPFSYTWGDNWPPAYKAGNFAGQEWRTAPAVDLQQMKELWKSKVGGQWSLIKDYHDYQLYTAEVSSGQVDGLGLHHLSGNVWEWCESQVLKGGSWVDGDREVLKSRYAASRPLYDFDNGFRCVLVK
- a CDS encoding OmpA family protein — protein: MKYTFLLLLTALFPLTVVQAQTAAPLDEELARKSLSARPPRNPVKSSAPVVKRTHERRADKGLSVEVLHRADGSTEEHTFVPLPILFVVNSDQILDDVSRNNVSKLAAVMQEITAGSKASFSIQGHTSAEGDAAANQQLSERRAARILALLQAQGVPAQTLNAIGLGEDVASFPESAPEAQLQQDRRVLVVRMR